A stretch of Crossiella cryophila DNA encodes these proteins:
- the fes gene encoding enterochelin esterase — translation MAEFPNPRRLPAVPPHNRRPTPPPLAESPRVRALAGADSATLAAFWRQVEGEGTPLVEPDADDEYRIVTFLWRDAGQGAVLLHANKLTDYNDLGPSLLRLLPGTDVWHRSYRLRADWRGTYQLAPLAEPPGAPEVWRGPERARWRELQALAVSDPLNPSTLPNKFGGPALSLGELADAPSQQWSFPRPDRPVGRLTEHRFDSAVLGNSREVWLYRPTGAEHADLPLLVLFDGEVWAGDLGATHTLDNLIAEGEIPPMAALLVSSLDLPSRVVELACDELFLRMLTEELLPWAGRQLPLTSDPRRTVVAGQSLGGLTAAFAGLRAPHRFGNVLAQSGSFWWPSGTAYEAGAQWLTQAVAAEDKLPVAFDLEVGLLEWELLEPTRRLRDVLRAKGYDLSYREFHGGHDSACWRGGLADGLRALTARWATAEKEATRA, via the coding sequence ATGGCCGAGTTCCCCAACCCGCGACGACTGCCCGCGGTGCCGCCGCACAACCGGCGGCCGACCCCGCCGCCGCTGGCCGAGAGTCCGCGGGTGCGGGCGTTGGCCGGGGCGGACTCGGCGACCCTTGCCGCGTTCTGGCGGCAGGTCGAGGGTGAGGGCACGCCGCTGGTCGAACCGGATGCGGATGACGAGTACCGGATCGTGACCTTCCTGTGGCGGGATGCCGGGCAGGGCGCGGTGTTGTTGCATGCCAACAAGCTCACCGATTACAACGACCTGGGGCCGAGTTTGCTGCGGCTGTTGCCGGGGACGGATGTGTGGCACCGGAGTTACCGGCTTCGGGCGGACTGGCGTGGTACCTACCAGCTCGCGCCGCTGGCGGAACCGCCCGGCGCGCCGGAGGTCTGGCGTGGGCCGGAGCGGGCGCGGTGGCGGGAACTCCAGGCGCTCGCGGTCAGTGATCCGCTCAACCCGAGCACGCTTCCCAACAAGTTCGGGGGGCCGGCATTGTCCCTGGGTGAGCTGGCGGACGCACCTTCGCAGCAGTGGTCTTTTCCGCGTCCCGACCGACCGGTTGGTAGATTGACGGAGCACCGATTTGACAGTGCGGTGCTGGGTAACTCACGCGAGGTCTGGCTGTACCGGCCGACGGGCGCGGAGCATGCGGACCTGCCGTTGCTGGTGCTCTTCGACGGTGAGGTGTGGGCCGGGGACCTCGGGGCCACGCACACGCTGGACAACCTCATCGCCGAGGGCGAGATCCCGCCGATGGCCGCGTTGCTGGTGTCCTCACTCGACCTGCCTTCCCGGGTGGTGGAGCTGGCCTGTGACGAGCTGTTCCTGCGCATGCTCACCGAGGAACTGCTGCCCTGGGCTGGACGCCAACTGCCGCTGACCAGCGACCCACGCCGCACCGTGGTGGCCGGGCAGAGCCTGGGTGGGTTGACCGCGGCCTTCGCCGGACTGCGCGCGCCGCACCGGTTCGGCAACGTGCTCGCCCAGTCCGGTTCGTTCTGGTGGCCCAGCGGCACCGCCTACGAGGCCGGGGCCCAGTGGCTGACCCAGGCGGTGGCCGCCGAGGACAAGCTGCCGGTGGCCTTCGATCTGGAGGTCGGGCTGCTGGAATGGGAACTGCTCGAACCCACCCGGCGGCTGCGCGATGTGTTGCGCGCCAAGGGTTATGACCTGTCCTACCGCGAGTTCCACGGCGGTCACGACTCGGCCTGCTGGCGGGGCGGACTGGCCGACGGGCTGCGCGCGCTCACCGCCCGCTGGGCCACCGCCGAGAAGGAGGCCACCCGTGCCTGA
- a CDS encoding PLDc N-terminal domain-containing protein, with protein MAKRRWADLTSTQRGGIVALGLVQLTLASLAWRDLSRRPAEQVRGPKRLWALAIGVNFAGPLAYFRFGRVRAGAHRPD; from the coding sequence GTGGCGAAACGTCGATGGGCGGACCTGACCAGCACGCAACGCGGTGGGATCGTGGCGCTCGGCCTGGTCCAGCTGACCCTCGCGAGCCTTGCCTGGCGCGACCTGTCCCGCCGCCCCGCCGAGCAGGTGCGCGGCCCGAAACGCCTGTGGGCCTTGGCCATCGGGGTGAACTTCGCCGGTCCGCTGGCCTACTTCCGCTTCGGCCGGGTACGCGCCGGTGCTCACCGCCCGGACTGA
- a CDS encoding AMP-binding protein, which yields MPDSPRRPLTAAQRGIWFGQQLAPDSPAYNTADVVEIRGELDTALLVESIYTCLTETEGLRAVFGVGEEPWQETGPLPVVRVLDLSTEADPRATAAKLLAEDLATPVRLDAGPLTAQFVLRVGPAEHWWWQRAHHIAVDGFSCALLLRRVAELHTAQAEGREPAPALTSVTAALSVDAAYANSPQRVADREFWLAELTDAPAPVSLSTMDFNVGAGLALRLAIPVPADLADALKATATRLSRTWPELAIAAVAGLTARRLGVDEVRIGLPVLARSAAADMRIAGTLMNIVPLRLPTPPGVSLAALAESVADQLRRTRPHHRYRHEDLRRDTGGAGLFGPVVNVLPFATTLRFGAAEALARNVSAGPVEDLCVAFRQQRDGLWLELDAHPERYTAAELTALQEELLTLLSHSAAEPKTPLRPAAGPGAWRLDSPAAPPLYPLAEVFTHDLGTIAVIEGDREWTYGQLWAGICGVAEALRHRGIRRGDLVAVDLPRGGSAVITFLGVLQAGAAYLPLDPAAPPARRQAVLADAKPALVLTAPDVAALAPAPARAPWCPAPHDLAYVIYTSGTTGTPKGVAIEHGALSAFLGAAASRYRITARDRVLQFAPLHFDASVEEVYLALGAGARLVVRTEGVESVAALLAECAAAGITVLDLPTGYWHELAYAVCAGELSLPPSVRLVIIGGEAAAPEWVRRWRTSVPGVALVNSYGPTETTVVATTAVLSGPA from the coding sequence GTGCCTGACTCCCCCCGCCGCCCGCTCACCGCCGCCCAGCGCGGGATCTGGTTCGGCCAGCAGCTCGCCCCGGACAGCCCGGCCTACAACACCGCCGACGTGGTGGAGATCCGCGGCGAGCTGGACACCGCCCTGCTGGTCGAGTCGATCTACACCTGCCTGACCGAGACCGAGGGCCTGCGCGCGGTCTTCGGCGTTGGCGAGGAACCCTGGCAGGAGACCGGTCCGCTCCCGGTGGTGCGGGTGCTCGACCTGTCCACCGAGGCCGATCCCCGGGCCACCGCGGCGAAACTCCTGGCCGAGGACCTGGCCACCCCGGTCCGGCTGGACGCCGGTCCGCTGACCGCCCAGTTCGTGCTCCGGGTCGGTCCGGCCGAGCACTGGTGGTGGCAGCGGGCGCACCACATCGCGGTGGACGGCTTCTCCTGCGCGCTGCTGCTGCGCCGGGTCGCCGAACTGCACACCGCCCAGGCCGAGGGCCGCGAACCCGCCCCGGCACTGACCTCGGTGACCGCCGCGCTGAGCGTGGACGCCGCCTACGCGAACTCCCCGCAACGCGTCGCCGACCGCGAGTTCTGGCTCGCCGAACTGACCGACGCGCCCGCACCCGTCTCACTGTCCACAATGGACTTCAATGTTGGCGCGGGACTGGCGCTGCGGCTGGCCATCCCGGTGCCCGCCGACCTGGCCGACGCGCTCAAGGCCACCGCCACCCGGCTGTCCCGGACCTGGCCGGAACTGGCGATCGCCGCCGTGGCCGGGCTCACCGCGCGCAGGCTCGGCGTGGACGAGGTGCGGATCGGCCTGCCGGTGCTGGCCCGCTCGGCCGCCGCGGACATGCGGATCGCGGGCACCCTGATGAACATCGTGCCGCTGCGGCTGCCCACCCCGCCGGGGGTGAGCCTGGCCGCGCTGGCCGAGTCCGTGGCCGACCAGCTCCGCCGCACCCGGCCGCATCACCGCTACCGGCATGAGGACCTGCGCCGGGACACCGGCGGCGCCGGGCTGTTCGGGCCGGTGGTCAACGTGCTGCCGTTCGCCACCACGCTGCGCTTCGGCGCGGCCGAGGCGTTGGCGCGCAACGTCTCCGCCGGTCCGGTGGAGGACCTGTGCGTGGCCTTCCGGCAGCAGCGGGACGGTCTGTGGCTGGAACTGGACGCCCACCCCGAGCGCTACACCGCGGCCGAACTCACCGCCCTGCAAGAAGAACTGCTCACCCTGCTCTCGCACAGCGCGGCCGAACCGAAGACCCCGCTGCGCCCGGCGGCCGGCCCCGGGGCCTGGCGGCTGGACTCCCCCGCGGCGCCCCCGCTGTACCCGCTCGCCGAGGTCTTCACGCACGACCTGGGCACCATCGCCGTGATCGAGGGCGACCGCGAGTGGACCTACGGCCAGCTGTGGGCCGGGATCTGCGGGGTGGCCGAAGCGTTGCGGCACCGGGGAATCCGGCGCGGCGACCTGGTCGCGGTGGACCTGCCGCGCGGAGGTTCGGCGGTGATCACCTTCCTCGGCGTGCTCCAGGCCGGAGCGGCCTACCTGCCGCTGGACCCGGCCGCTCCCCCGGCACGCAGGCAGGCCGTGCTCGCCGACGCCAAGCCCGCGCTGGTGCTCACCGCCCCGGACGTGGCCGCCCTCGCGCCCGCCCCGGCCCGCGCGCCGTGGTGCCCGGCCCCGCACGACCTGGCCTACGTGATCTACACCTCCGGCACCACCGGCACCCCCAAGGGCGTGGCGATCGAGCACGGCGCGCTGTCCGCCTTCCTCGGCGCGGCGGCCAGCCGGTACCGGATCACCGCCAGGGACCGGGTGCTCCAGTTCGCGCCACTGCACTTCGACGCCAGCGTGGAGGAGGTCTACCTGGCCCTGGGCGCGGGCGCCCGCCTGGTGGTGCGCACCGAGGGCGTGGAGTCGGTGGCCGCGCTGCTCGCCGAGTGCGCGGCGGCCGGGATCACCGTGCTGGACCTGCCCACCGGGTACTGGCACGAGCTGGCCTACGCGGTCTGCGCCGGCGAGCTGAGCCTGCCGCCCTCGGTACGCCTGGTGATCATCGGCGGGGAGGCGGCCGCGCCGGAGTGGGTGCGGCGGTGGCGGACGAGCGTGCCGGGGGTCGCGCTGGTCAACAGCTACGGACCGACCGAGACCACGGTCGTGGCCACCACCGCGGTGCTCAGTGGCCCGGCGTGA
- a CDS encoding SulP family inorganic anion transporter, which produces MTRTIDRLDRTAAPPARPGWRRTLGPDLGASLVVFLVALPLCVGVAVASGVPAELGIVTGIVGGIVVGLLPGSTMQVSGPAAGLTVLVADAVAKHGLAALGLIVLGAGLLQILLGALRCGTLFRAISPAVVQGMLAGIGLVLILGQLYPLLGGRQPVGTWDKIAGLPGLLGSALTTTPGLSALAVGALTLVVLTQWRRAPKRLRVVPGVLVGVVTSAVVALLAGLDVQRIQVGDLLREIQLPDFSLLDAGILGSALVFALVSSAESLFSAAAVDRMHSGPRTRYNPELIAQGVGNTLCGLLGALPMTAVIVRSAANVQAGARTRAARVLHGVWLLLFVALLPGLLAYLPTAVLAALLVHAGWKLLGVRGVAAMLRADRAEGAILLLTAGLILATDLLTGTLAGLLAAVLKTAWDVSHLSVQVTPHGPEDEVVVLRGNATFLRLPRLLAVLEGLPLTKHVRLDLRGLRHLDQACEQAIEHWAARHQATGLDVEVVKE; this is translated from the coding sequence GTGACCAGGACCATCGACCGCCTCGACCGGACCGCCGCCCCGCCGGCCAGGCCCGGGTGGCGGCGGACCTTAGGCCCGGACCTCGGCGCCTCGCTGGTGGTGTTCCTGGTGGCGCTGCCGCTGTGTGTCGGCGTCGCGGTGGCCTCCGGGGTGCCAGCCGAACTCGGCATCGTCACCGGCATTGTCGGCGGCATCGTGGTCGGCCTGCTGCCCGGCAGCACCATGCAGGTCAGCGGGCCGGCCGCGGGGCTGACCGTGCTGGTGGCCGACGCGGTGGCCAAGCACGGCCTGGCCGCGCTCGGGCTGATCGTGCTCGGCGCCGGGCTGCTGCAGATCCTGCTCGGCGCACTGCGCTGCGGCACCCTGTTCCGGGCCATCTCCCCCGCCGTGGTGCAGGGCATGCTGGCCGGCATCGGACTGGTGCTCATCCTCGGCCAGCTCTACCCGCTGCTCGGCGGCCGCCAGCCGGTCGGCACCTGGGACAAGATCGCCGGACTGCCCGGCCTGCTCGGCTCCGCCCTGACCACCACCCCAGGGCTGAGCGCGCTGGCGGTAGGCGCGCTCACCCTGGTCGTGCTGACCCAGTGGCGGCGTGCGCCGAAGCGGCTGCGGGTGGTGCCGGGTGTGCTGGTCGGCGTGGTCACCTCGGCCGTGGTGGCCCTGCTGGCCGGACTGGACGTGCAGCGGATCCAGGTGGGCGACCTGCTGCGGGAGATCCAGCTGCCGGACTTCTCCCTGCTGGACGCGGGCATTCTCGGCTCGGCACTGGTGTTCGCGCTGGTGTCCTCGGCGGAGAGCCTGTTCAGCGCGGCCGCGGTGGACCGCATGCACAGCGGGCCGCGCACCAGGTACAACCCGGAACTCATCGCCCAGGGCGTTGGCAACACGCTGTGCGGACTGCTGGGCGCGCTGCCGATGACCGCGGTGATCGTGCGCAGCGCGGCCAATGTGCAGGCCGGTGCGCGGACCAGGGCGGCCCGGGTGCTGCACGGGGTGTGGCTGCTGCTGTTCGTGGCACTGCTGCCCGGCCTGCTGGCCTACCTGCCGACCGCGGTGCTGGCCGCGCTGCTGGTGCACGCGGGCTGGAAGCTGCTGGGCGTGCGCGGGGTCGCGGCCATGCTGCGGGCCGACCGGGCCGAGGGCGCGATCCTGCTGCTCACCGCCGGTCTGATCCTGGCAACCGACCTGCTCACCGGCACCCTGGCCGGTCTGCTGGCCGCGGTGCTCAAGACCGCGTGGGACGTCTCGCACCTGTCCGTGCAGGTCACCCCGCACGGCCCTGAGGACGAGGTGGTGGTGCTGCGCGGCAACGCCACCTTCCTGCGCCTGCCCCGCCTGCTCGCGGTGCTGGAGGGCCTGCCGCTGACCAAGCACGTCCGGCTGGACCTGCGCGGCCTGCGGCACCTGGACCAGGCGTGCGAGCAGGCCATCGAGCACTGGGCGGCCCGGCACCAGGCCACCGGGCTGGACGTGGAGGTGGTCAAGGAGTGA
- a CDS encoding SAM-dependent methyltransferase → MSTDGIADAYNDSSVLFRVLGALGWGDLVNVGWLTWPTLPLAIGGLGRFQRRLVRNSLALLEARPGEVVLDACCGRGLTTAWLARQGCQALGVDIQPEQIAEASARFGHQPGAGFAVADVTAPPPRAGAVELSDGSLDRIHCLEAAFHFGPAGRQAFLTQAHRLLRPGGRLVLVDFTWRTNDPGTIATLDPDRLVRDTWHFAEFEPLDRYLSTAAATGFTVHAVHDWTPHALAHYGRVAPVLRRILSTGAGRWAARRYRPALAGLTEADWRQLIRIMDAHMTGLVAPCRYTALVLDKPA, encoded by the coding sequence ATGAGCACCGACGGCATCGCCGACGCCTACAACGACAGCAGCGTGCTCTTCCGGGTGCTGGGCGCCCTCGGCTGGGGTGATCTGGTCAACGTCGGCTGGCTGACCTGGCCCACCCTGCCACTGGCGATCGGCGGCCTCGGCCGGTTCCAGCGCAGGCTGGTGCGCAACTCACTCGCCCTGCTGGAGGCGCGGCCGGGCGAGGTCGTGCTGGACGCCTGTTGCGGGCGCGGGCTCACCACGGCCTGGCTGGCCCGGCAGGGCTGCCAGGCGCTGGGCGTGGACATCCAGCCCGAGCAGATCGCCGAGGCCAGCGCCCGGTTCGGGCACCAGCCGGGCGCCGGCTTCGCCGTCGCCGACGTCACCGCTCCCCCGCCGCGGGCCGGTGCGGTCGAGCTGTCCGACGGGTCGCTGGACCGCATCCACTGCCTGGAGGCCGCCTTCCACTTCGGCCCGGCGGGCAGGCAGGCGTTCCTGACCCAGGCGCACCGCCTGCTGCGTCCCGGCGGCAGGCTGGTCCTGGTCGATTTCACCTGGCGCACCAACGATCCAGGGACCATCGCCACCCTCGACCCGGACCGCCTGGTCCGCGACACCTGGCACTTCGCCGAGTTCGAGCCACTGGACCGCTACCTCAGCACCGCCGCGGCCACCGGTTTCACCGTGCACGCGGTGCACGACTGGACCCCGCACGCCCTGGCCCATTACGGCCGGGTGGCCCCGGTGCTGCGCCGGATCCTGTCCACCGGGGCCGGGCGGTGGGCGGCCCGCCGGTACCGGCCGGCGCTGGCCGGGCTGACCGAGGCCGACTGGCGCCAGCTGATCCGGATCATGGACGCGCATATGACCGGACTGGTCGCGCCGTGCCGCTACACCGCCCTGGTCCTGGACAAACCGGCCTGA
- a CDS encoding EamA family transporter has translation MQLAPTSAGLTAAAVSVVSFGTSGAFVKPLLAAGWSPAAAVAARVLVAGLALLPFTLHALRGRWDVLWRGRWRVLGMGLVAVAFTQLAYFAALTRIPVATALLIEYLAPLLLVGATWAATRRRPGATVLAGSALAVGGLVLVIGPGAVQAVDPLGLLFAFAAAIGCAAYFVIAARPADGLAPTALAGTGLLLAAVLLLLAGALDLLPFTAHFGEVTVLGQAAPWWAPLLVVAIIGTAIAYATGIAASNLLGARLASFVGLLEVVSASIFAWLLLGEELTLLQLAGGALILGGIAAVRAERPAAPAPEPVVCLA, from the coding sequence ATGCAGCTCGCTCCGACGTCCGCGGGACTGACCGCGGCGGCCGTCTCCGTCGTCTCCTTCGGCACTTCCGGGGCGTTCGTGAAACCGCTGCTGGCCGCGGGCTGGTCGCCCGCGGCCGCGGTCGCCGCCAGGGTCCTGGTCGCCGGGCTCGCGCTGCTGCCGTTCACCCTGCACGCCCTGCGCGGCCGCTGGGACGTGCTGTGGCGGGGCCGCTGGCGGGTGCTCGGCATGGGCCTGGTCGCGGTCGCCTTCACCCAGCTCGCCTACTTCGCCGCGCTGACCCGCATCCCGGTCGCCACCGCCCTGCTGATCGAGTACCTGGCGCCGTTGCTGCTGGTCGGCGCCACCTGGGCGGCCACCCGCCGCAGGCCGGGCGCGACCGTCCTGGCCGGTTCCGCCCTCGCGGTCGGCGGCCTGGTCCTGGTCATCGGCCCCGGCGCGGTCCAGGCGGTGGACCCGCTCGGCCTGCTCTTCGCCTTCGCCGCGGCCATCGGCTGCGCCGCCTACTTCGTCATCGCCGCCCGACCGGCCGACGGCCTGGCCCCCACCGCCCTGGCAGGCACCGGCCTGCTGCTGGCCGCGGTACTGCTGCTGCTCGCGGGTGCCCTGGACCTGCTGCCGTTCACCGCGCACTTCGGCGAGGTCACCGTGCTGGGCCAGGCCGCGCCGTGGTGGGCGCCGCTGCTGGTGGTCGCGATCATCGGCACCGCCATCGCCTACGCCACCGGCATCGCCGCCTCCAACCTGCTCGGCGCCCGCCTGGCCTCCTTCGTCGGCCTGCTGGAGGTCGTCTCCGCCTCGATCTTCGCCTGGCTGCTGCTCGGCGAGGAACTCACCCTGCTGCAACTGGCGGGCGGGGCGCTGATCCTGGGCGGGATCGCCGCGGTGCGGGCGGAACGGCCGGCCGCACCGGCCCCCGAACCGGTGGTCTGCCTCGCCTAG
- a CDS encoding CGNR zinc finger domain-containing protein encodes MHFAPDTQEALEFVVVLGNTDPGASRSGTDELATVEQLAELLARHTYSGRIDHDQAELREVRVTRELLRQVWTLERDDAVEVVNRMLREARALPYLIRHDEHDWHIHATAPEAPLAERIRVEAALGFIDVIRMDEMGRLRVCAAPDCTGLLLDLSRNGLKRFCTVRCGNRMNMIAFRERQSGR; translated from the coding sequence TTGCATTTTGCCCCTGACACACAGGAGGCGCTGGAGTTCGTGGTCGTGCTCGGCAACACCGATCCAGGGGCCTCGCGCAGTGGCACGGATGAGCTGGCCACGGTCGAGCAGCTGGCCGAGCTGCTGGCCCGGCACACCTACTCCGGCCGCATCGACCACGACCAGGCCGAACTCCGCGAGGTCCGGGTCACCAGGGAGCTGCTGCGCCAGGTCTGGACCCTGGAGCGGGACGACGCGGTGGAGGTGGTCAACCGGATGCTCCGGGAGGCGCGGGCACTGCCCTACCTGATCCGGCACGACGAGCACGACTGGCACATCCACGCGACCGCCCCGGAGGCCCCGCTGGCCGAGCGGATCCGGGTGGAGGCGGCGCTGGGGTTCATCGACGTGATCCGGATGGACGAGATGGGGCGGCTGCGGGTGTGCGCCGCGCCGGACTGCACCGGGCTGCTGCTGGACCTCTCGCGCAACGGGCTCAAGCGGTTCTGCACGGTGCGCTGCGGCAACCGGATGAACATGATCGCGTTCCGGGAACGTCAGTCCGGGCGGTGA
- a CDS encoding carbonic anhydrase, whose product MDIRRLIERAREHPIRRSKDTGRTLAAGQQPTALFITCADSRIVPAAITGAEPGSLFELRTAGNVIPEYRPDECSSEMATIEFAVVGLRVPEIIVCGHSHCGAVSALHGAALDHLPTMRGWLSRHHRLPEAITSIDPALRAEGQQHLLNQLRALETYPFIQDRVRAGELRVHGWFYDIETGDVLTPAAATAFGPL is encoded by the coding sequence ATGGATATCCGTCGGTTGATCGAACGCGCCCGCGAACACCCCATCCGCCGTTCGAAGGACACCGGACGCACTCTTGCCGCCGGTCAGCAGCCCACCGCCCTGTTCATCACCTGCGCGGACTCGCGCATCGTGCCTGCCGCCATCACCGGGGCCGAACCGGGCAGTCTGTTCGAGTTGCGCACCGCGGGCAACGTCATTCCCGAATATCGTCCGGACGAGTGCTCCAGTGAGATGGCCACCATCGAGTTCGCGGTGGTCGGGCTGCGGGTGCCCGAGATCATCGTGTGCGGCCATTCCCATTGCGGCGCGGTCAGCGCGCTGCACGGCGCGGCCCTGGACCACCTGCCGACCATGCGCGGCTGGCTCTCCCGCCACCACCGGCTGCCCGAGGCGATCACCTCGATCGACCCGGCCCTGCGCGCCGAGGGCCAGCAGCACCTGCTGAACCAGCTGCGCGCGCTGGAGACCTACCCGTTCATCCAGGACCGGGTGCGGGCCGGCGAGCTGCGGGTGCACGGCTGGTTCTACGACATCGAGACCGGCGACGTGCTCACCCCGGCCGCGGCCACCGCCTTCGGACCGCTGTGA
- a CDS encoding DUF4342 domain-containing protein, which translates to MSESKPESAPSAVDSVVDAVRGLVNEGINRRVVVRDSKNDVLLEVPVALGLVAALAAPVAMTIGAGVALAGKCGIKLENRQQPGAAPATTVDAERV; encoded by the coding sequence ATGAGCGAGTCCAAGCCCGAGTCCGCCCCTTCCGCCGTCGACTCCGTCGTCGACGCCGTTCGCGGGCTGGTCAACGAGGGCATCAACCGTCGCGTGGTCGTGCGTGACAGCAAGAACGACGTGCTGCTGGAGGTGCCGGTGGCGCTCGGGCTGGTCGCGGCGCTGGCCGCGCCGGTGGCGATGACGATCGGCGCCGGGGTCGCGCTGGCGGGCAAGTGCGGGATCAAGCTGGAGAACCGCCAGCAGCCCGGCGCCGCGCCCGCGACCACGGTCGACGCCGAACGGGTGTAG
- a CDS encoding GNAT family N-acetyltransferase, which yields MSTVDDTRTHCPREIHTGLSERVLAAGPPPLPALTAPWSMTPALPQGEDLDLVHGWMNLPHVAGFWDQAWPRERWAATLRTQLAGTYCRPFIVRLNDRPIGYVELYRAARDVVAAHYPALPHDLGLHGAIGDPEVAGQGLAYKFWLELIPAVFAAEPACRRVVTDPAADHRVARRLDAAVAVVTGGGLLGEVELPHKRAALYAYPRTPADLPALTPGH from the coding sequence GTGAGCACGGTGGATGACACACGGACACATTGCCCACGGGAGATCCACACCGGCCTGTCCGAGCGGGTGCTGGCAGCGGGGCCGCCGCCGCTGCCTGCCCTGACCGCACCCTGGTCGATGACCCCGGCCCTGCCGCAGGGCGAGGATCTCGACCTGGTGCACGGCTGGATGAACCTGCCGCACGTGGCCGGGTTCTGGGACCAGGCATGGCCGCGCGAGCGCTGGGCGGCGACCCTGCGCACGCAGCTGGCCGGGACCTACTGCCGCCCGTTCATCGTGCGGCTCAACGACCGGCCGATCGGCTACGTCGAGCTGTACCGGGCGGCCCGCGACGTGGTGGCCGCGCACTACCCGGCGCTGCCGCACGACCTCGGGCTGCACGGCGCGATCGGCGATCCGGAGGTGGCCGGGCAGGGCCTGGCCTACAAGTTCTGGCTGGAGCTGATCCCGGCGGTGTTCGCCGCCGAACCGGCCTGCCGCCGGGTGGTCACCGACCCCGCCGCCGATCACCGGGTGGCCCGCAGGCTGGACGCCGCGGTGGCCGTGGTGACCGGCGGCGGCCTGCTCGGCGAGGTCGAACTGCCGCACAAGCGCGCCGCGCTCTACGCCTACCCGCGCACCCCGGCCGATCTGCCCGCGCTCACGCCGGGCCACTGA
- a CDS encoding MFS transporter yields MDVQGTSGPGAGEPGAGAGGAGVAGAGGSAAAGAGHGVRLPVLLFGVLAVFTAQQALSPVLAPLAREVGLAEIAIGLVVTGAAVVFTATALWWGRAVDRFGHRPVMLAGSALAVLGLVGFAGVTQAALAGVLSPGGTLALMLLTRSVIFGAGVGAVPVAAVAIIAAATTDERTRTKGIGQIGAMQGLAIALGPALGGALGFAGLLGPVWAAPAVAAVALIVVVVAIPGGPPAARARPEAGRRTALRPWDRRLWPVLLSGFGLYLALSMVLVLLGFLVQDRLRLTAEQTVTATGIISFGAGVVLILVQGVLVPKLGWPAARLLRVGAPIALLALLGLLGAGQLWLIAGAMALLALGIGLAVPGYATAPTLLVGPDEQGSVAGLVQTVTGSTFVIGPLAGTALYGVDPVFPVLASVIACGLATAFVWLHPALRPVPQVT; encoded by the coding sequence GTGGACGTGCAGGGGACGAGCGGGCCAGGTGCGGGTGAGCCGGGCGCGGGTGCGGGTGGGGCAGGCGTGGCGGGCGCGGGTGGGTCGGCTGCGGCCGGGGCCGGGCATGGCGTGCGGTTGCCGGTGTTGTTGTTCGGGGTGCTGGCGGTGTTCACCGCGCAGCAGGCGCTGTCCCCGGTGCTCGCGCCGCTGGCCCGCGAGGTGGGGCTGGCCGAGATCGCCATCGGTCTGGTGGTCACCGGCGCCGCGGTGGTCTTCACCGCGACCGCGCTGTGGTGGGGGCGGGCGGTGGACCGGTTCGGGCACCGGCCGGTGATGCTGGCCGGTTCGGCACTGGCGGTGCTCGGCCTGGTCGGTTTCGCCGGTGTCACCCAGGCCGCCCTCGCCGGTGTGCTCAGTCCGGGCGGCACATTGGCGCTGATGCTGCTCACCCGCAGCGTGATCTTCGGCGCCGGGGTCGGCGCGGTGCCGGTGGCGGCGGTCGCGATCATCGCGGCGGCCACCACGGACGAGCGGACCCGGACCAAGGGGATCGGGCAGATCGGCGCGATGCAGGGGCTGGCCATCGCGTTGGGGCCCGCACTCGGTGGGGCACTGGGGTTCGCCGGGTTGCTGGGGCCGGTGTGGGCCGCGCCCGCGGTGGCCGCGGTGGCGTTGATCGTGGTCGTGGTGGCCATTCCGGGTGGGCCGCCTGCCGCGCGGGCTCGGCCCGAGGCGGGCAGGCGGACGGCGTTGCGGCCCTGGGATCGACGGCTGTGGCCGGTGCTGCTGAGCGGATTCGGGCTCTACCTCGCGCTCAGCATGGTGCTGGTGCTGCTGGGATTCCTGGTGCAGGACCGGCTCCGGCTCACCGCCGAGCAGACCGTGACCGCCACCGGGATCATCTCCTTCGGCGCCGGGGTGGTGCTGATCCTGGTGCAGGGGGTGCTGGTGCCGAAGCTGGGCTGGCCGGCCGCCCGGCTGCTGCGGGTGGGCGCGCCGATCGCACTGCTCGCGTTGCTGGGCCTGCTGGGTGCGGGGCAGCTGTGGCTGATCGCGGGGGCGATGGCGTTGCTGGCGCTGGGGATCGGGCTGGCCGTGCCGGGGTACGCGACCGCGCCGACCTTGCTGGTCGGTCCGGACGAGCAGGGCTCGGTGGCCGGGCTGGTGCAGACCGTGACCGGCTCCACCTTCGTGATCGGGCCGCTGGCCGGGACCGCGCTCTACGGCGTGGATCCGGTGTTCCCGGTGCTGGCCTCGGTGATCGCCTGCGGGCTGGCCACCGCCTTCGTCTGGCTGCACCCGGCACTGCGACCGGTCCCACAGGTCACCTAA